TCTGGGCGGCAGCCTGGATCATCGCGTATTCGCCAGAAACCTGATAGGCGAAGGTGGGCGTGCCAAAGGTGGTTTTGACCCGGTGGCAGATGTCCAGGTAGGCAATGCCGGGTTTGACCATGACCATATCTGCGCCTTCCTGCAGGTCGCGTTCGACCAGCCGCAGCGCCTCGTCCGAGTTGCCGGGGTCCATCTGATAGGTCTTCTTGTCGCCTTTGAGTGCGCCAGAGGCACCGACCGCGTCGCGGAACGGGCCGTAAAAGCCAGAGGCGTATTTGGCCGAATAGGACAGGATCGATACGTTGCGGTGGCCGCCCTGTTCCAGGCCGCTGCGCATGGCGGCGATCCGACCGTCCATCATGTCCGACGGACCGATGATGTCCGCACCGGCCTCGGCTTGCGCGAGGGTCATCTTCACCAGTGCCTCGACAGTTTCATCGTTGAGGATCTCACCATCGACGACAAAACCATCGTGACCGTTGATGTTATAGGGATCGAGCGCCACGTCGGTCATCACTGCGATCTCCGGCGCGACCGCCTTGATCGCGCGGATAGCACGGTTGCACAGGTTGTCGGGGTTCCAGGCCTCAGCGCAGTCTTCGGTCTTGAGCGCCGGATCGGTATAGGGAAAGAGGCAGATCGCCGGAATGCCAAGGGCCTGCGCCTCGACTGCCGCTTCGGCGATCTTGTCGACCGAACGGCGCACCACGCCGGGCATGGAGACCACCGGCTCCACGATTCCTTCACCATCGCGCACGAAAACCGGCCAGATCAGATCATCCGTGGTCAGGGTGTTCTCGCGGACCAACCCGCGGATCGCAGGGCTAACACGGGTACGGCGCAGGCGGGCGGCGGGAAAGGGGGCGACGGTCGGCTTCATCGTGGTCTCTCATCTCTCTGTGGCACGCCTGTGGGTCGCATGGAACCGCGCCCTCATGCAAGTGGCACAATCGCCGCGCTTGTGCGGGCCGTGTCTGCGGGGCTTGTGCCGGGGGCTTTGGCGGTGGATATAAGGCGGCGAATGCGAACAGACGGAAGAGGGCACGGGATTGGATCTGTTTCAGACATTGACCGAAATGATCGACCTGCGGTCTTTTTCCAACCTGTGGTACTGGATCGCGCTGGCGGTGATGTGGTCCACGGCCAGCCATTGGATCCTTGGGGTGCCCTTTGACATGGTGCACCGGGCCCGCAAGAACGGCGGCCAGAGCGCCGAGGATCTGGAGGATCTGGTGCGGATCAACGTAAACCGCATGCTCTATGTGGTTCAAATGGCGGGACTTTGGATCCTTGCGATCGCTTGCTTCGTGCTGTCGTCCCTGGCGACCTTGGGCTTTGGTCTTGACGTGGAATTCGCGCAGGCGGTGTTCCTGCTGCTGTTCCCGATGGCAACGGTGGGTCTGGTCAATCTGGCGACGGCGCGGTCGATCCGCCTGAATGAGCCGCAGGGAGATGCGCTCTACCGCAGACTTGCCACCTGCCGCTTTGCGATCCAGATCATCGGCATGATCTCCATCTTCGTTACCGCGATGTGGGGCATGTACCAGAATCTGCGGCTGGGCGTCTTTGGCTGAGCATCACCAGGGACCCAGAGCTGAAGAAACACAATGAAGAGGGAGACGCGCAGCATGGCGCAGCCTGCGATAACCATGGGCGGCGCGCCGGAAGGGTTCGATGCCCGGCTGGTGCTGAAAGAGGTCGAGACGTCCGGCGGTCCGGTTCTTCATGTGGCCCGCGATGACAAGCGGATGGAGGCGATGCGCGCCGCGCTGGCCTTCTTTGCGCCGGACATGCCGGTCTTTGTCTTTCCCGGCTGGGATTGTCTGCCCTATGACCGCGTCTCGCCCAACGCCGATATCTCCGCCGCGCGGATGGCGACGCTGGCGGCGCTGGTCCACCAGATGCCATCGCAGTTCATCCTGCTGACCACGCTCAACGCTGCCAGCCAGCGGGTGCCCGCGCGTGAGGTCCTGCGCGAAGCAGCCTTCAGCGCCCGGGTCGACCACCGGATCGATGAAACCGCGCTGCGGCAGTTCCTCGTCCGTATGGGCTTCACGCAAAGCCCGACGGTGATGGAGCCGGGCGACTACGCGATCCGGGGCGGCATCATCGATATCTTCCCGCCGGGCGACACCGGGCCGGTGCGGCTGGATCTGTTCGGTGACGTGCTGGATGGAGCGCGCCGGTTTGATCCGGTGACCCAGCGGACCACCGAAAAACTTGACCTGATTGAGCTGGCGCCGGTCTCCGAAGTGATCCTGGACGAGGCCGCCGTGACCCGGTTCCGGCAGAACTACCGCATCGAATTCGGCGCTGCGGGCACTGACGATCCGCTGTACGAGGCGGTCAGCGCCGGCCGCAAGCATCAGGGTATCGAACATTGGCTGCCGTTCTTCCACGAGAAGCTGGAAACCCTGTTTGACTACCTGCCGCAGGCCTCGGTCACGCTGGACGATCAGGTCACCGCATCGCGGCTGGCGCGCTGGGACAGTATCGCGGACCAGTATGAAACCCGCAAACTGGCGATGGCACAAAAGGGACGGCTGGACACGGTTTACAAACCCACGCCGCCGGGGCTGCTCTATCTCGACGACAGCGCCTGGGAGGACGCAACCAGCGCCCATCGCACCATCCAACTGCACCCGCTGGCGCAGGCCTCTGGCCCCGGTGTGGTGGATGCAGGCGGGCGGATCGGGCGGGATTTCGCGCCCGAACGTCAGTTGGAAAACGTCAGTCTTTTTGGCGCCTTGGCCGCCCATATTCAAGAGCGGATGCAAAAAGGCCCGGTCGTGGTTGCCTCATACTCCGAAGGTGCGCGGGAACGTCTGACCGGGTTGATCGAAGACGAAGGTTTGGCCGAGGCGATCCCGGTCATGGACGGCACCCGGATCGGAAAATCCGGGCTGCATCTGGCGGTCTGGGCGCTGGAACACGGGTTCGAAGCGCCGGACATGACGGTGATCTCCGAGCAGGACGTGCTGGGCGACAGGCTGATCCGCTCGCCCAAGAAACGCCGCAAGGCCGAGAATTTCCTGACCGAGGCGCAATCGCTGTCGCCGGGGGATCTGGTGGTGCATGTCGACCACGGCATTGGTCGCTATCAGGGGATGGAGGTCATCACCGCCGCCGGTGCGGCCCACGAATGCCTGCTGCTGGAATATGCCGAAGAGGCCAAGCTGTACCTGCCGGTCGAGAATATCGAACTGCTGAGCAAATATGGCCATGATGAGGGGCTTCTTGACCGGCTGGGCGGCGGTGCTTGGCAGGCGAAGAAGGCCAAGCTGAAAGAGCGCATTCGGGAGATGGCCGACCGGCTGATCCGGATCGCGGCCGAACGGGCGCTGCGCAA
This genomic stretch from Phaeobacter gallaeciensis harbors:
- the hemB gene encoding porphobilinogen synthase, with amino-acid sequence MKPTVAPFPAARLRRTRVSPAIRGLVRENTLTTDDLIWPVFVRDGEGIVEPVVSMPGVVRRSVDKIAEAAVEAQALGIPAICLFPYTDPALKTEDCAEAWNPDNLCNRAIRAIKAVAPEIAVMTDVALDPYNINGHDGFVVDGEILNDETVEALVKMTLAQAEAGADIIGPSDMMDGRIAAMRSGLEQGGHRNVSILSYSAKYASGFYGPFRDAVGASGALKGDKKTYQMDPGNSDEALRLVERDLQEGADMVMVKPGIAYLDICHRVKTTFGTPTFAYQVSGEYAMIQAAAQNGWINGEQVMLESLLAFKRAGCDGILTYFAPETARILNG
- a CDS encoding component of SufBCD complex encodes the protein MDLFQTLTEMIDLRSFSNLWYWIALAVMWSTASHWILGVPFDMVHRARKNGGQSAEDLEDLVRINVNRMLYVVQMAGLWILAIACFVLSSLATLGFGLDVEFAQAVFLLLFPMATVGLVNLATARSIRLNEPQGDALYRRLATCRFAIQIIGMISIFVTAMWGMYQNLRLGVFG